A section of the Nyctibius grandis isolate bNycGra1 chromosome 30, bNycGra1.pri, whole genome shotgun sequence genome encodes:
- the SLC25A51 gene encoding mitochondrial nicotinamide adenine dinucleotide transporter SLC25A51 isoform X1 — MAERIACAPLGRRTEIYYGKKTSMMDSEGSAPTTSEECLSNDVTATSGKHYLCGYCAAFTNIAVTFPIQKVLFRQQLYGLKTKDAVHQLQKDGIRNLYRGILPPLMQKTTTLALMFGLYEDFSSLLHSHTSAPELLTRSMAAVLAGTTEAVLTPFERVQTLLQDYKHHDKFTNTYQAFKVLKVYGMREYYRGLVPILLRNGPSNALFFGLRGPIKQCLPEATSSSTHLINDFICGGLLGAMLGFLFFPVNVVKTRMQAQIGGEFQSFPKVFVKIWLERDRKLIHLFRGAHLNYHRSLLSWGIINATYEFLLKLL, encoded by the exons ATGGCAGAAAGGATTGCGTGTGCCCCCTTG GGAAGGAGAACTGAGATATACTACGGTAAGAAAACCAGTATGATGGATTCAGAAGGTTCTGCCCCAACGACTTCAGAGGAGTGTCTGAGCAATGACGTAACGGCTACCTCTGGTAAACATTATCTTTGTGGCTACTGTGCAGCCTTCACCAATATAGCAGTCACTTTCCCCATCCAGAAGGTCCTCTTTCGGCAGCAGTTGTACGGTTTGAAGACGAAGGACGCAGTGCATCAGCTGCAGAAGGATGGAATTCGAAACCTCTACCGTGGCATCCTTCCGCCGTTGATGCAGAAAACGACGACGCTGGCGCTGATGTTCGGCTTGTACGAAgatttctcctccctgctccacAGCCACACGAGTGCTCCTGAACTTCTCACTCGCAGCATGGCAGCAGTGCTCGCGGGGACCACAGAAGCTGTCCTTACACCTTTCGAGCGAGTTCAGACTTTGCTTCAGGACTACAAACACCACGATAAATTTACAAACACTTACCAGGCTTTCAAGGTACTGAAAGTCTATGGGATGAGAGAATATTATCGGGGATTGGTGCCTATTCTGCTCCGAAATGGACCCAGTAACGCACTCTTCTTTGGCCTACGGGGACCCATCAAACAGTGTCTGCCTGAAGCAACTTCTTCCAGCACTCATTTGATCAATGACTTTATCTGTGGAGGGCTGTTGGGTGCCATGCTGGGGTTCTTGTTTTTCCCGGTGAATGTTGTAAAAACTCGAATGCAAGCTCAGATTGGTGGTGAATTTCAGTCCTTCCCAAAAGTTTTTGTGAAGATCTGGCTGGAACGTGATAGAAAACTGATCCACCTTTTCAGAGGAGCCCATCTGAATTACCATCGTTCTCTCC
- the SLC25A51 gene encoding mitochondrial nicotinamide adenine dinucleotide transporter SLC25A51 isoform X2, whose translation MMDSEGSAPTTSEECLSNDVTATSGKHYLCGYCAAFTNIAVTFPIQKVLFRQQLYGLKTKDAVHQLQKDGIRNLYRGILPPLMQKTTTLALMFGLYEDFSSLLHSHTSAPELLTRSMAAVLAGTTEAVLTPFERVQTLLQDYKHHDKFTNTYQAFKVLKVYGMREYYRGLVPILLRNGPSNALFFGLRGPIKQCLPEATSSSTHLINDFICGGLLGAMLGFLFFPVNVVKTRMQAQIGGEFQSFPKVFVKIWLERDRKLIHLFRGAHLNYHRSLLSWGIINATYEFLLKLL comes from the coding sequence ATGATGGATTCAGAAGGTTCTGCCCCAACGACTTCAGAGGAGTGTCTGAGCAATGACGTAACGGCTACCTCTGGTAAACATTATCTTTGTGGCTACTGTGCAGCCTTCACCAATATAGCAGTCACTTTCCCCATCCAGAAGGTCCTCTTTCGGCAGCAGTTGTACGGTTTGAAGACGAAGGACGCAGTGCATCAGCTGCAGAAGGATGGAATTCGAAACCTCTACCGTGGCATCCTTCCGCCGTTGATGCAGAAAACGACGACGCTGGCGCTGATGTTCGGCTTGTACGAAgatttctcctccctgctccacAGCCACACGAGTGCTCCTGAACTTCTCACTCGCAGCATGGCAGCAGTGCTCGCGGGGACCACAGAAGCTGTCCTTACACCTTTCGAGCGAGTTCAGACTTTGCTTCAGGACTACAAACACCACGATAAATTTACAAACACTTACCAGGCTTTCAAGGTACTGAAAGTCTATGGGATGAGAGAATATTATCGGGGATTGGTGCCTATTCTGCTCCGAAATGGACCCAGTAACGCACTCTTCTTTGGCCTACGGGGACCCATCAAACAGTGTCTGCCTGAAGCAACTTCTTCCAGCACTCATTTGATCAATGACTTTATCTGTGGAGGGCTGTTGGGTGCCATGCTGGGGTTCTTGTTTTTCCCGGTGAATGTTGTAAAAACTCGAATGCAAGCTCAGATTGGTGGTGAATTTCAGTCCTTCCCAAAAGTTTTTGTGAAGATCTGGCTGGAACGTGATAGAAAACTGATCCACCTTTTCAGAGGAGCCCATCTGAATTACCATCGTTCTCTCC